In the Dioscorea cayenensis subsp. rotundata cultivar TDr96_F1 chromosome 12, TDr96_F1_v2_PseudoChromosome.rev07_lg8_w22 25.fasta, whole genome shotgun sequence genome, one interval contains:
- the LOC120273923 gene encoding AT-hook motif nuclear-localized protein 23-like: MANRWWGGSGGMGGVDPVVSSSLQPPSLDLLNQQQLQHLTHLGPLRRDQDPNQTTTQSSGSHNNNNNPNDEDDSGGNGNVDDQNTAGGSASLDLTETGGSNPNSAGRRPRGRPAGSKNKPKPPIIITRDSPNALRSHVLEISSGTDIMDAMLTFARRRQRGVCILSGSGVVTNVSLRQPGAPGAVVTLQGRFEILSLAGAFLPAPSPPGATGLTVYLAGGQGQVVGGSVMGELVASGPVLVIVATFSNATYERLPLEDDAPGGEQQVSADGIALEQGLGGSGDGGGGGGGGGGDLGTDPSSLPMYNLLPNLMPNGQLPPEMFAAWPPRPQSYQ, encoded by the coding sequence atggcGAACAGATGGTGGGGCGGCAGTGGAGGGATGGGCGGTGTAGACCCAGTGGTATCCTCGTCACTACAACCACCATCCCTCGATCTCCTCAACCAACAACAACTCCAACATCTCACACATCTCGGCCCTTTGAGACGTGACCAAGATCCAAACCAAACCACCACTCAAAGCAGCGGcagccacaacaacaacaacaaccctAATGATGAAGATGACAGCGGTGGCAACGGCAACGTTGACGACCAGAACACTGCTGGAGGATCTGCCTCTCTTGACCTCACCGAGACTGGTGGGTCAAATCCCAACTCCGCCGGTCGCCGTCCTCGTGGCCGTCCAGCTGGATCCAAGAACAAACCAAAACCTCCCATCATCATCACTAGGGACAGTCCTAATGCTCTCCGTTCTCACGTCCTTGAGATCTCTAGTGGAACTGATATTATGGATGCCATGCTGACCTTTGCTCGCAGGAGACAACGTGGTGTTTGTATTCTTAGTGGCAGTGGTGTTGTCACTAATGTTAGTCTTCGCCAACCCGGTGCTCCTGGAGCTGTGGTTACACTGCAGGGTAGGTTTGAGATCTTATCATTGGCTGGTGCTTTCCTTCCAGCTCCGTCACCGCCTGGTGCTACTGGTTTGACAGTATACCTCGCCGGAGGACAAGGTCAGGTGGTGGGTGGTAGTGTTATGGGTGAGCTTGTTGCATCTGGTCCAGTGTTGGTGATTGTTGCTACTTTCTCTAATGCTACTTATGAGAGGTTGCCATTAGAGGATGATGCTCCAGGTGGTGAGCAGCAAGTATCAGCTGATGGGATTGCATTGGAGCAAGGCTTGGGTGGTTCCGGTGAcggtggcggtggtggtggtggtggtggtggtgatttGGGAACTGATCCTTCTTCATTGCCAATGTACAACCTATTGCCAAATCTGATGCCAAATGGTCAACTTCCACCAGAGATGTTTGCTGCTTGGCCACCTCGTCCTCAATCCTACCaataa
- the LOC120273064 gene encoding noroxomaritidine/norcraugsodine reductase-like produces MENYQKKNISPLTSLDGRWSLNGATALVTGGTKGIGHAIVEELAKFGASVYTCSRNEAELAECLKQWEDKKFKVTGSVCDVSSRTEREKLMENVSTVFQGKLHILINNVGVGVMKPTVECTAEDYSFMMTTNFESALHLSQLAHPLLKASASGSIVFISTIGTLLVYEGFALYAASKGAVNQLTKHLACEWAKDNIRVNGVAPSVIKTPLIENLGLENAFAVNEPPRTPLGRLGKPEEVASVVVFLCLPAASYVTGQMINVDGGRTQPC; encoded by the exons ATGGAGAATTATCAGAAGAAGAACATCAGTCCGCTGACCAGCCTGGACGGCCGCTGGTCACTGAATGGAGCCACAGCTTTGGTCACTGGAGGTACCAAAGGAATTGG GCATGCCATAGTGGAAGAACTAGCAAAATTTGGAGCCTCTGTTTATACATGTTCTCGAAATGAAGCCGAGCTTGCAGAATGCCTTAAACAATGGGAAGACAAGAAATTCAAGGTCACTGGATCAGTTTGTGATGTTTCTTCCAGGACTGAACGGGAAAAACTAATGGAGAATGTGTCTACTGTTTTCCAAGGAAAGCTTCATATACTt ATAAACAATGTAGGGGTTGGTGTAATGAAACCCACAGTGGAATGTACTGCTGAAGATTATTCATTCATGATGACTACCAATTTTGAATCTGCACTCCATTTAAGCCAATTAGCTCATCCTCTGTTGAAAGCTTCAGCATCAGGAAGCATAGTGTTCATTTCCACCATTGGTACTCTACTGGTTTATGAAGGATTCGCTCTTTATGCAGCAAGTAAAG GAGCTGTGAATCAACTGACCAAGCATCTAGCATGCGAGTGGGCGAAAGACAATATCAGAGTCAACGGCGTTGCACCTTCAGTCATTAAAACGCCTCTAATCGAAAACCTT GGTCTTGAAAATGCATTCGCGGTGAATGAACCACCTCGGACTCCTCTTGGACGTCTAGGCAAACCAGAGGAAGTGGCATCTGTTGTTGTCTTTCTTTGCCTTCCTGCAGCCTCATATGTTACTGGCCAAATGATCAACGTTGATGGAGGACGAACACAGCCTTGTTAG
- the LOC120273065 gene encoding tropinone reductase homolog At2g29170-like: MEDYQKKSITLVGNLDGRWSLNGATALVTGGTKGIGHAIVEELAKFGASVYTCSRNEAELAECLKQWEDKKFKVTGSVCDVSSRTEREKLMENVSTVFQGKLDILINNAGAGLFKPTVECTAVDYSFIMSTNFESALHLSQLAHPLMKASASGSIVFISTIGTLLVYVGCALYAASKGAMNQLTKHLAC; this comes from the exons ATGGAGGATTATCAGAAGAAGAGCATTACTCTGGTGGGCAACCTGGACGGACGCTGGTCACTGAATGGAGCCACAGCTTTGGTCACTGGTGGTACCAAAGGAATTGG ACATGCCATAGTGGAAGAATTAGCAAAATTTGGAGCCTCTGTTTATACATGTTCTCGTAATGAAGCTGAGCTTGCTGAATGCCTGAAACAATGGGAAGACAAGAAATTCAAGGTTACTGGATCAGTGTGTGATGTGTCTTCCAGGACTGAAAGGGAGAAACTAATGGAGAATGTCTCTACTGTTTTCCAAGGAAAGCTTGATATACTT ATAAACAATGCAGGGGCTGGTTTATTTAAGCCCACAGTGGAATGCACTGCTGTAGATTATTCATTCATAATGAGTACCAATTTTGAATCTGCACTCCATTTAAGCCAACTAGCTCATCCTCTGATGAAAGCTTCAGCATCAGGAAGCATAGTGTTCATTTCCACCATTGGTACTCTTCTGGTTTACGTAGGATGCGCTCTTTATGCAGCAAGTAAAG GAGCAATGAATCAATTGACCAAGCATCTAGCATGTTAG
- the LOC120273062 gene encoding noroxomaritidine/norcraugsodine reductase-like — MEDNQKNSISPVTSLAGRWSLNGATALVTGGTKGIGHAIVEELAKFGASVYTCSRNEAELAECLKQWEGKNFKVTGSVCDVSSRIEREKLMDNVSTFFQGKLDILINNAGAVLTKPTVECTAEDYSFMMTTNFESALHLSQLAHPLMKASASASASASASASIVFISTIGTLRVYVGSAMYAASKGAMNQLTKHLACEWAKDNIRVNCVGPSVIKTTLIENLGLGNAFLVSEKSQVPLGRLGEPEEVASVVAFLCLPAASYVTGQIIYVDGGRTQTW, encoded by the exons ATGGAGGATAATCAGAAGAACAGCATTAGTCCTGTGACCAGCCTGGCTGGACGCTGGTCACTGAATGGAGCCACAGCTTTGGTCACTGGAGGTACCAAAGGAATTGG GCATGCCATAGTGGAGGAACTAGCAAAGTTTGGAGCCTCTGTGTATACATGTTCTCGCAATGAAGCTGAGCTTGCTGAATGCCTGAAACAATGGGAAGGCAAGAATTTCAAGGTCACTGGATCAGTTTGTGATGTGTCTTCCAGGATTGAAAGGGAGAAACTAATGGACAATGTCTCTACTTTTTTCCAAGGAAAGCTTGACATACTT ATAAACAATGCAGGGGCTGTTTTAACAAAGCCCACGGTGGAATGCACTGCAGAGGATTATTCATTCATGATGACTACCAATTTTGAATCTGCACTCCATTTAAGCCAACTAGCTCATCCCCTGATGAAAGCTTCAGCTTCAGCTTCAGCTtcagcatcagcatcagcaAGCATAGTGTTCATTTCCACCATTGGTACTCTACGGGTTTATGTAGGATCAGCTATGTATGCAGCAAGTAAAG gAGCAATGAATCAACTGACCAAGCATCTAGCATGCGAGTGGGCGAAAGACAATATCAGAGTCAACTGTGTTGGACCTTCAGTCATTAAAACCACACTCATTGAAAACCTT GGCCTTGGAAATGCATTCTTGGTGAGTGAAAAATCTCAGGTCCCTCTTGGGCGGCTTGGCGAACCAGAGGAAGTGGCATCTGTTGTGGCTTTCCTTTGCCTTCCTGCAGCTTCATATGTTACTGGTCAAATCATCTACGTCGATGGAGGACGAACACAGACTTGGTAG